A single region of the Triticum dicoccoides isolate Atlit2015 ecotype Zavitan chromosome 2B, WEW_v2.0, whole genome shotgun sequence genome encodes:
- the LOC119361373 gene encoding receptor-like serine/threonine-protein kinase SD1-8, whose product MWLKNQPHLHSLLGILVLFILVSTASAANRGSDILDKGRNITDGDTLVSADGSFTLGFFPPGVLAKRYLGIWFSVSEDAICWVANRDRPLTDARGALVISDTGSLFLLDSFGQVVWSSNTTGAASTTLQLHNSGNLVLSDGSANGAAIWQSFDHPSNTLLPSMKIGKNLWTREEWYLTSWASANDPATGKFRYITDGEGVPQNILLDGDKMIYRSGPWNGLRFSGVTEMTSYSDKFAYQLTSSSSEVTYSNVSKAEASFSRLLLTDDGVYQRLVWDPTSRLWKIFFQAPRDICDHYGRCGAFGLCNANAPSTSFCSCVQGFSPTSPVQWKMRDTSNGCRRKMVLDCGNGMSSTTDGFVVIDGVKLPNTHNVSVNASITLEECRARCLANCSCLAYAPLDLKGGGAGTGCIIWTEDLMDLRYVDGGQILYLRSTKSELDGPSVSMFPAGIVIGVSVALIIILVLLAFWVIITRRRHHMQRGDRGSDSHSPNPASPMTSVPTIDLHTIIEATGSFSDANKVVEEGFSVVYKGQLPGGTMVAVKRLKQSLLTDKGRQHFSREVEVMSTLTHVNLAKLLYYCREGDEWILVYEWMEKKSLNLYIFGEEGLRSSLSWAQRREIIRGVAIGVEFLHGRGFIHRDLKPANILVSDTWVPKIADFATAKLFIDEQTDLTLVQTRGYVAPEYIGEGALTYKCDVYSFGVVLLETVSGKRRTSNATFLPDAWELWNQCKSGELLDVAVGGEPEGEVLSGLLRCIQIGLLCVQYLPEHRPSMSEVVAMLNNSSQLPRPLKPTPNSRPGPGAKPGPSRTFLLWLFCSCGRDPTSPGMEATV is encoded by the exons ATGTGGTTGAAAAACCAGCCACACCTTCACAGCCTCCTGGGCATCCTTGTTCTCTTCATCCTTGTTTCCACAGCATCTGCTGCAAACCGTGGGTCTGACATTCTCGACAAGGGCCGCAACATCACCGACGGCGACACCCTTGTTTCGGCTGATGGGTCATTCACCCTgggcttcttccctcccggggtgcTTGCCAAGAGATACCTCGGTATATGGTTCTCCGTGTCCGAGGACGCCATCTGTTGGGTAGCCAACAGAGACCGTCCTCTCACTGACGCTCGTGGGGCGCTGGTGATTAGTGACACGGGAAGCCTTTTCTTGCTCGATAGCTTCGGCCAGGTTGTGTGGTCTTCAAACACGACAGGCGCTGCCTCCACGACGCTGCAACTGCATAATTCAGGCAACCTTGTCCTGAGCGATGGGAGTGCCAATGGTGCTGCCATATGGCAGTCATTTGACCACCCATCAAACACCTTGCTTCCCAGCATGAAGATTGGCAAGAACCTATGGACCAGGGAAGAGTGGTACCTTACGTCGTGGGCTTCGGCCAATGACCCTGCCACAGGGAAGTTTCGCTACATTACTGACGGAGAAGGTGTGCCACAAAACATACTCTTGGATGGTGACAAAATGATCTACCGGTCAGGACCATGGAATGGCCTACGGTTCAGCGGTGTCACGGAGATGACCTCGTATTCTGACAAGTTTGCTTACCAGTTGACAAGCAGCTCAAGTGAGGTAACCTACAGCAATGTTTCCAAGGCTGAAGCCTCCTTCTCGCGTCTACTTCTGACTGATGACGGAGTATACCAACGCCTGGTATGGGACCCAACCAGCCGGTTGTGGAAGATCTTCTTCCAAGCGCCGAGGGACATCTGCGACCACTATGGAAGGTGTGGGGCATTTGGTCTGTGCAACGCCAATGCTCCATCAACGTCGTTCTGCAGCTGTGTACAGGGGTTCAGCCCGACATCTCCAGTGCAGTGGAAGATGAGGGACACCTCCAACGGTTGCCGCCGAAAGATGGTACTGGACTGTGGCAATGGAATGTCCAGTACCACGGACGGTTTCGTGGTGATAGACGGAGTGAAGCTTCCCAACACGCACAATGTATCGGTGAATGCTAGCATCACGTTGGAGGAGTGCAGGGCGAGGTGCCTGGCCAACTGCTCTTGTCTGGCGTATGCGCCGTTGGATCTCAAAGGAGGAGGCGCTGGAACTGGCTGCATCATCTGGACAGAGGACCTCATGGATCTCCGGTATGTAGATGGAGGGCAAATCCTTTATCTCAGATCCACCAAGTCAGAATTAG ATGGGCCATCTGTATCCATGTTCCCAGCTGGTATCGTTATCGGTGTATCCGTAGCCTTGATCATCATTCTGGTTCTCCTTGCCTTCTGGGTTATTATCACCAGGAGACGACATCACATGCAAAGG GGTGACAGGGGTTCTGATAGCCATTCTCCAAATCCCGCTTCGCCCATGACGTCCGTCCCTACAATTGATCTCCATACTATAATAGAGGCTACAGGAAGTTTCTCCGATGCAAAtaaagttgttgaagaaggatttaGTGTTGTCTACAAG GGGCAACTACCTGGTGGTACAATGGTTGCTGTAAAGAGGCTCAAACAGTCTCTTCTTACTGATAAAGGCAGGCAGCATTTCTCAAGGGAAGTGGAAGTGATGTCAACGCTCACCCATGTCAACCTTGCTAAGCTCCTCTACTATTGCCGGGAAGGAGATGAGTGGATACTAGTCTACGAGTGGATGGAGAAAAAAAGTTTGAATCTTTACATATTTG GAGAAGAAGGACTCCGTTCCTCACTGAGTTGGGCGCAAAGACGGGAAATAATTCGAGGTGTGGCCATAGGTGTTGAATTTCTTCACGGCAGAGGATTCATTCACAGGGATCTAAAACCTGCGAACATACTTGTCAGTGATACGTGGGTTCCAAAGATAGCAGACTTTGCCACCGCAAAGCTATTTATTGACGAGCAGACAGATTTGACATTAGTACAGACACG GGGATATGTGGCTCCAGAGTATATAGGGGAAGGGGCCCTGACGTACAAGTGTGATGTATATAGCTTCGGAGTCGTTTTGCTGGAGACAGTCAGTGGCAAAAGGAGAACAAGCAATGCAACGTTCCTTCCTGAT GCCTGGGAATTGTGGAATCAATGTAAGAGCGGGGAGCTTCTTGATGTGGCGGTGGGTGGTGAACCTGAAGGTGAAGTCTTGTCGGGGCTACTCAGATGCATCCAGATTGGCCTTCTCTGCGTGCAGTATTTGCCAGAGCATAGACCTTCAATGTCTGAAGTTGTGGCAATGCTAAACAACAGCTCACAGCTCCCCAGGCCACTGAAACCCACACCAAACAGCAGACCAGGACCGGGCGCAAAGCCAGGACCGAGCCGGACCTTCTTACTGTGGCTATTTTGCTCATGTGGACGTGACCCCACGAGCCCGGGCATGGAAGCTACGGTGTAG
- the LOC119361374 gene encoding receptor-like serine/threonine-protein kinase SD1-8 has protein sequence MWLKNQPHLHSLLGILVLFILVSTASAANLGSDILDKGRNITDGDTLVSADGSFTLGFFPPGVLAKRYLGIWFSVSEDAICWVANRDRPLTDARGALVISDTRSLFLLDSFGQVVWSSNTTGAASTTLQLHNSGNLVLSDGSANGAAIWQSFDHPSNTLLPSMKIGKNLWTREEWYLTSWASANDPATGKFRYITDGEGVPQNILLDGDKMIYRSGPWNALRFSGVTEMTSYSDKFAYQLTSSSSEVTYNYVSKAEASFSRLLLTDDGVYQRLVWDPTSRLWKIFFQAPRDICDHYGRCGAFGLCNANAPSTSFCSCVQGFSPTSPVQWKMRDTSNGCRRKMVLDCGNGMSSTTDGFVVIDGVKLPNTHNVSVNASITLEECRARCLANCSCLAYAPLDLKGGGAGTGCIIWTEDLMDLQYVDGGQILYLRSTKSDLDGPSVSMFPTGIVIGVSVALIIILVLLAFWVIITRRRHRMQRVLVHNGLRVTGGSDSHSPNPASPMMSVPTIDLHTIIEATGSFSDANKVVEEGFSVVYKGQLPGGTVVAVKRLKQSLLTDKGRQHFSREVEVMSTLTHVNLAKLLYYCREGDEWILVYEWMEKKSLNLYIFGEEGLRSSLSWAQRREIIRGVAIGVEFLHGRGFIHRDLKPASILVSDTWVPKIADFATAKLFIDEQTNLTLVQKRGYVAPEYIGEGALTYNCDVYSFGVVLLETVSGKRRTSNATFLPDAWELWNQCKSGELLDVAVGGEPEGEVLSGLLRCIQIGLLCVQYLPEHRPSMSEVVAMLNNSS, from the exons ATGTGGTTGAAAAACCAGCCACACCTTCACAGCCTCCTGGGCATCCTTGTTCTCTTCATCCTTGTTTCCACAGCATCTGCTGCGAACCTTGGGTCTGACATTCTCGACAAGGGCCGCAACATTACCGACGGCGACACCCTTGTTTCGGCTGATGGGTCATTCACCCTgggcttcttccctcccggggtgcTTGCCAAGAGATACCTCGGTATATGGTTCTCCGTGTCCGAGGACGCCATCTGTTGGGTAGCCAACAGAGACCGTCCTCTCACTGACGCTCGTGGGGCGCTGGTGATTAGTGACACGAGAAGCCTTTTCTTGCTCGATAGCTTCGGCCAGGTTGTGTGGTCTTCAAACACGACAGGTGCTGCCTCCACGACACTGCAACTGCATAATTCAGGAAACCTTGTCCTGAGCGATGGGAGTGCCAATGGTGCTGCCATATGGCAGTCATTTGACCACCCATCAAACACCTTGCTTCCCAGCATGAAGATTGGCAAGAACCTATGGACCAGGGAAGAGTGGTACCTTACGTCGTGGGCTTCGGCCAATGACCCTGCCACAGGGAAGTTTCGCTACATTACTGACGGAGAAGGTGTGCCACAAAACATACTCTTGGATGGTGACAAAATGATCTACCGGTCAGGACCATGGAATGCCCTACGGTTCAGCGGTGTCACGGAGATGACCTCGTATTCTGACAAGTTTGCTTACCAGTTGACAAGCAGCTCAAGTGAGGTAACCTACAACTATGTTTCCAAGGCTGAAGCCTCCTTCTCGCGTCTACTTCTGACTGATGACGGAGTATACCAACGCCTGGTATGGGACCCAACCAGCCGGTTGTGGAAGATCTTCTTCCAAGCGCCGAGGGACATCTGCGACCACTATGGCAGGTGTGGGGCATTTGGTCTGTGCAACGCCAATGCTCCATCAACGTCGTTCTGCAGCTGTGTACAGGGGTTCAGCCCGACATCTCCAGTGCAGTGGAAGATGAGGGACACCTCCAACGGTTGCCGCCGAAAGATGGTACTGGACTGTGGCAATGGAATGTCCAGTACCACGGACGGTTTCGTGGTGATAGACGGAGTGAAGCTTCCCAACACGCACAATGTATCGGTGAATGCTAGCATCACGTTGGAGGAGTGCAGGGCGAGGTGCCTGGCCAACTGCTCTTGTTTGGCGTATGCGCCGTTGGATCTCAAAGGAGGAGGCGCTGGAACTGGCTGCATCATCTGGACAGAGGACCTCATGGATCTCCAGTATGTAGATGGAGGGCAAATCCTTTATCTCAGATCCACCAAGTCAGATTTAG ATGGGCCATCTGTATCCATGTTCCCAACTGGTATCGTTATCGGTGTATCCGTAGCCTTGATCATCATTCTGGTTCTCCTTGCCTTCTGGGTTATTATCACCAGGAGACGACATCGCATGCAAAGGGTATTAG TACACAATGGTCTGAGGGTGACAGGGGGTTCTGATAGCCATTCTCCGAATCCCGCTTCGCCCATGATGTCCGTCCCTACAATTGATCTCCATACTATAATAGAGGCTACAGGAAGTTTCTCCGATGCAAAtaaagttgttgaagaaggatttaGTGTTGTCTACAAG GGGCAACTACCTGGTGGTACAGTGGTTGCTGTAAAGAGGCTCAAACAGTCTCTTCTTACTGATAAAGGCAGGCAGCATTTCTCAAGGGAAGTGGAAGTGATGTCAACGCTCACCCATGTCAATCTTGCTAAGCTCCTCTACTATTGCCGGGAAGGAGATGAGTGGATACTAGTCTACGAGTGGATGGAGAAAAAAAGTTTGAATCTTTACATATTTG GAGAAGAAGGACTCCGTTCCTCACTGAGTTGGGCGCAAAGACGGGAAATAATTCGAGGTGTGGCCATAGGTGTTGAATTTCTTCACGGCAGAGGATTCATTCACAGGGATCTAAAACCTGCGAGCATACTTGTCAGTGACACGTGGGTTCCAAAGATAGCAGACTTTGCCACCGCAAAGCTATTTATTGACGAGCAGACAAATTTGACATTAGTACAGAAACG GGGATATGTGGCTCCAGAGTATATAGGGGAAGGGGCCCTGACATACAATTGTGATGTATATAGCTTTGGAGTCGTTTTGCTGGAGACAGTCAGTGGCAAAAGGAGAACAAGCAATGCAACGTTCCTTCCTGAT GCCTGGGAATTGTGGAATCAATGTAAGAGCGGGGAGCTTCTTGATGTGGCGGTGGGTGGTGAACCTGAAGGTGAAGTCTTGTCGGGGCTACTCAGATGCATCCAGATTGGCCTTCTCTGCGTGCAGTATTTGCCAGAGCATAGACCTTCAATGTCTGAAGTTGTGGCAATGCTAAACAACAGCTCATAG